The Glycine soja cultivar W05 chromosome 9, ASM419377v2, whole genome shotgun sequence sequence gtgaatgtatgtatacatgattttgatgatgtcaaagaagaatctaaaaaggatacttcaaatgataagcatttgcttcaagaataattcaagattgcttcaacaaacaaagccttgtttcaagattcactgaagaccaagccttgccttaaaacaaagtgctttcaagaaatgcaaggctctggtaatcgattaccaggaagtgtaatcgattaccagaagacagggttgagaaatagctgttgaaaaaggttttgaatttgaattttcaacatgtaatcgattatcatatgtttgtaatcgattaccagcaacggaactttggaaattcaaattcaaaagtcataacccttcaaattataactgtgtaatcgattacacaaacattgtaattgattaccagtggaaagcttttagaaaatctgccaataatcacatcttttcattagatttgtgaatggccatcaaaggcctataaataggtgacttgggcacgaattttaaagagagagttttgattgattaaaaatgttttatcctctcaaaagattaagagagttttgcttggccaaaatgttttatcctctctcaaaagaaaatgagagagattccaagagaacttcattgccaaatgctctctcaagaactcttgggcaaacacttgcaaatccattaagagttcatccatggatcttcattgtaatattcttctcttgaagagagatttcttcttccattcttgagcaaacacttgcaaatccattaagagttcatccatggatcttcattgtaatattcttctcttgaagatagatttcttcttccattcttcttattcaatgagattggctaagagactgtgagtctcttgttgtaaagcatctgaacacaagggatgggttgtccctgtgtggttcagactttgtaaaggattttacaaagatagtggaaatctcaagtgggttgcttgagtactggacgtaagCACGGATTGTggtcgaaccaatataaaactgtgtttgcattctttctttccttatctttttttattttgttgcaatcaattgtgtcttgcatgtttaaagaacattgttaaattgattattgttgcttcttctgtattctaagcctatccctcttaagattattgaggccacaaggtctaaCACAGTGAAGGATTCTGACCAGCAAGGATGTTGAGTGAAGTGTCACCGCATGAAGTGTCATAGTGTGAGAGCCGCAAAGAAGTAAAAAGTTAGGGATGTTACACCACTCGTTAACCCCTGTgatttttcactctttttctcTTGTCACGTCATTGGAAATGAATGTCATCATgctaaattttaacataaatttatgCTATTCAgttggataaaatgaaaataaagaaatatttttagtaaGAAATTACatttaacaagaaaaaatatcaCTATTTCATATCATGCTAGAGAAcacatgttaaaaaatatgaagGCAAAAAGAATCAAGAGACCTTGACAAATTCTAACATGTGTGACTAAAGTATGATAGTGAGGTATGACATCTATTTATATTGTGTATCTTTTAACGATTTCGataactttttgttttgttaacaTTGTCTAGGAGTGATGTGTATTATGTTGTTCCTACTTGTGTGTGTAGTGATTTTATTGCATTCTACTCACATTAAGTATCTAGAATCCCAGTATTAGACTTAGGTGTGGTTTGTATTGGTTTCTCTCACTTACGTTGTTAGAATGGTTTTATCGCATCTTACTTATGCATTCAAGTATCTAGAAGCCTAGTATTGAGCCTAGATGTAGTTTTATAGCACCCTACTCAGGTGTTAAGTATCTAGAATCCTAGTATTGACTTTGTTAACCTTTATTGTCATTTGTCAATGAATTGCGTATTATATTGCTCCTATCCGTGTGTAGAGTGATTTTATCACGCTACTCACGTGTTTGGTATTGGGTCTAGGTTCTTCAAACTTATGAGCTTTGTTAGCTTACTTAGGTGATCCATTGAATAATGAATTTGGTTAGGTCATCCTctcaaatttatcttttattttgaacaTTTTGGTCAACCTATTATGATTGGAGGTTCACAACTTCTTAATCGTTGAGCTTAAAAGATGTAAATCCTTGGGTGATTAGTCACTAACTAGACAATATACAACCCATCAAACActgaacctaaaaataaatatttgttgtgATTGATTTCTCTAACTAGCCAgtccataaataattatttaatttctaaaaaaataaaacattttagttataactcaagaatgaaaagactaatgtatttaaatttatagttctagataaaatcattttcttattttactttaaattaaattaagtgattttttatataaaagaatattttatttgtattaaattaaaattaattttttggtatgaaattattaactatttttaaattattttaaatatatttttaaaaataattattataaaaccaaaatattattatacaaaacaCTTTGTGATTTAATAACCATAAGTGATAGCAACACATTTTATAACActctatttaatatatttttattatagattaaaatttattaaaaattacaaatgacacttattaagaaaaattaaaaactaaatcatTAAGTATatgaataaactaaaataagattattttaatttaataaaaaatctcaAGTTCAAATCTTATGTTAAAACTGTTTAAAATACttagaaaaagaattttatcacctataatgatattttttaactcaaatataattattatttttggataaTACTTGTgatctaaataaaaaattaacttataatattttataatttgtaataaatttcaatcaaataattaaaaaatattttaaaagcaaATAACGTttctcaaatatataaaaataaacattaaccaTCAAAACGTCTAACTAATTAATTGATCAGTTTCTATGAATTATtctaatattcttttaattcttataaataaataaacattaaatcaTTActccatttaattaaattgataaaatttcaGCATTAAATTGATGACATTGACATTATTATTAACTACTACTCTCAAGTCTCAACGAAATGAATTAATGTATATACACTCACTCACTCTCGTTAGCTAGTAGCTAGAGGGAGCATCAGCATCAGCATCAGCACTGAGTAGCAGCAGCAGTAGCAATGAGTTCTGGTTCAGTCACCAAAGCACCACcaccctcttcttcttcatcaccCAACTCTTCCTCTGAGTCCCTTGATGGCTTGAAGTTTGGCCAGAAAATCTACTTTGAGGATGTGAGTgttgcagcaacaacaacaactcaaGGGGCCTACAAAACAAGTCGTGTGGTTTCTTCCCCTTCTTCTGCTTCAAAGAAGGGAAGGGGTGGTTCTTTGCAAGCTCCTAGGTGTCAGGTTGAGGGCTGCAAAGTAGATCTGAGTGGTGCTAAGGCTTACTATTCTAGGCACAAAGTTTGTACCATGCACTCCAAGTTCCCTACTGTTATTGTTGCTGGTTTGGAGCAAAGGTTTTGCCAACAGTGTAGCAGGTCAccatcctctctctctctctctctttaccttttgtttatttattattgacttcaaaaagggaaaaaatcttcttttgtttttgttactcttttgtttttgctaTTTTTAGCTGGCTTGCTATATTGGGTAATTCTACTTCTGCTTTGGTTTCCTTTCCTCATCTTACTTCCATTGTTTTTGCTATTTTTAGTGCATTTGCTATACTGCTATGCTATTCACATGCTCttgttttttagaagaaaaatggttttgtttttcattccaATTTTTACATCCCTTTGTTGTGTGGTTTTTGGCTGTATCTTTTACATTTGTTGCTTTTCATTTCAGGAATTTAATCATGCTGATTTTGTTCCTTGTGATTGTTCtctgtagattttttttaagttgattgCGTGTAATGAGTCTTGCACTTCTCTTACTTCATAATGAAGTGTGTGCAAGGTTTGTTTTACTTTGGTTTCTAATGTTTCTTTATGATTGGATAATTGTTAATGTGTCTGGATTTGATGCATCTATTGGTGCTGTGAGTTGTAGATGATAACATAACCATGGTGTTGTGTTGTTTATCTTGTAGTTATGGTTAGTGATTGGCGAGGGAATATGCTTTAGAAACCAATTGCTTTTGTGAGCTTGtgttgtttcttctttcctCCTTCATGGTATCATGGAGTGCTCATGAAAGGGAAAGGGGAGTTCTCAGCGAAAGAAAAAACTGTACAAATGAGTGTGAAACAGCTGCATAACATGTGAATCAATGTAAATTGGACTCTGATAAGTGAAAAATTTAGGGTAGTTTAGACATACCAAGCCTTCAAGAGGGTCAATATATAAATCAAGATTTGGAATAATAAGACCATGCAATACTATTTTCCCATTTTTAACTTGTTATTTGCTCATGAAATGATACCTCTCTCATGTAATGTAAGTTCATTCCACAAGAAAAGTGCTTTTTTCCCCACATTATTGTCATATACAAATCATGTAAGGCCTCCTTAAGGTAGGTAGGGTCTAATGTCCTATCTTTGTCTTGTTAACAACTCAATGGAAATGACTAAAATTAATGTTACTGGATAATTCAATTAACTTGCTTGTGACTGTTAGATACCTCAATGGGGCTTGAATCAAAGATGTAAGATTGTAAGTGAAAAGGGAATAGGGTtagaagggagaggaagagagggATATCTTTTGGAAGTTAGATGGTTAACAGAAGAGGGACTGGGCTCTCAAATTCTGAGTGCAGAGAGAAGAGTGGTCTGTGTTCTCATTGTTCAATATAGAATTATCATTCTTGTTACCGAATTCTGATCTAGATCTTAAGACAGTATCCATTTTCTGTTCAGTAGTGAAAGCTTGATTACATCTGAATTTACTTTCCTCTTCAATTTGACTCATCATTGCTAGCAAATGTTACAGGGCATTTTAGGGATGTGTTTAATGGCAAAATGTTACTAACAAGTGGGTAGTTTTGGAGATGGATGGTTATCATAATTTGGATAGTTTTCTGACCATAAGATTTGGAATACTTGGCCTACTTGTTTGCCAGTATTTTTGGACAATAGTTATGAGGTGAAATAAAAGAGCCACTTAAGTGACCTGATTGGTTGGGCATTGCATAAAATGTTGCAGATTTGTCCTCCACTGACAAACCAATTATATTTTTCCAGATTAAGATATTTTAGGGAATTATTCTCTTCATGCAGGGCTAAAATTTTCAAAAGGAATTGCCAACATGTGCTCTAAGTTCCTATTGATGGTTGATTTCATACACCTTCGTTCATTTGTCTTGTGTATTGTGGTATTCATATGAAGATCATATTAGAAAATAATCTCTTCTAAAACTACTTAAAATTGAACATTCAAGCCATTCAAGATGCTGTATGTTCTCTGGTGAAAGATAAACCTTGTCGATTGACAATTGTGGGATGTTAATTACTTATGTGGAATAATGGTGTTTAGCAACTAAAAGGTATAGGGATTTTTTTGGATGTTCTCCTGGCATGGATATAGTACATGTTAAGCACTATAGAATAATGGTGTTTAGCAACTAAAAGGTATAGggattcaaatgtttttttaaacttaataacAAGAGTTTAAACATACCTTGAGGTAGTGTGCTAATGAAGCTTTGTCTGGGCTCTTAATATGATGTTATGTTATTATATTCTATGGTTGTTGTGACTTGTGACCTTAAATTGGAATGGTATTATCTCATGGTGTTAAAAATCTCAAATGTCATTCTTTTTCCTCCAAATCtcatttttcaattctttgATGCTATGATTATCTGGAGAACTTGTGTTACAATGAGAGTTTCAACTGTTTTGGGGCTTATCAGCACAAATCTATTAATGTGGTAAGCTTCCACTATTGTTAGGGAGCTTAGATAGCTCTCTGGTGGCTGTTTCCTGTGAAGTATTAGTCTATTAATGTCCCTTTTGGGCTTTTGTTCCGTCCAAGGTCGAATAGGATTTTATTGCACATTTTCCATACCCTCTTTAAGGTGCTTCCTATTTTCCATAATGAAATTAACCAGAAAGAGGGAAGGGATCAATAAATCGACAGTGCTGTTATGAATCAAGACAGTGTTTAAAAAGGTTTTGGAGACATAGCACAGATGGATGTTTTCAAATCTACTATTTTCAGCATTGTAGATGAGCAAACACGTTAATGGGCGAAACAAAATGTCATGTATTCTTATTTTGGTAAGAAAGTGAATGTATATTTTAAGGTCTGTATTCTGTATTCAAGCTCAATGCTTCTCTTTCAATTATGCAAGTATATATTGTACCAAACATGAAATTTAAGTTCGAAGTATCTTGGATGGGATGTTCCTTGATTGTTTGTTGAGAGGATTTTTTGCTGATGCCATCACAATCCTTAGTTTAAAACATTTGTGACTTAGGCTGTATTTCCATTATGATATACTGTATCCAATGCATTAAGATTTCTGATAAGATATGGGAATTGCTTCTTATGGAAATATACCTATGGTATTGGCTCTATACATATTAGCTTTGTTCTGTAATGTTGTCACAATGACTAAGTTTTACTGATAAATTCTCTCATTTGTAATGTGAATTTAATATAATGAAAGGAGAAATAGTTCAAATGCTTCCAATTCTGTGGTAACAACAGGTCAACAGCATTGCATGTAATGCTAAGAAGCGATTTTGTCATGTTAGAATTCTCAAATCTTGTGTCATCTCATGTTCTCTTTTATAGTAATGTTTTACTTGCTAGAAATTATATTTCAGAAATCTTGTGTCTGATCATACTCTTTGGTATCATGCTTTTATATAAACATGGAAGCATTTATATTTCAGAAAAGTTAATATCCTCTCTGATGGCCCTTGCCCAGGTTTCATCTGCTTTCTGAATTTGATGAAGGAAAACGAAGCTGCCGCAGGCGACTTGCTGGTCATAATGAGCGCCGACGAAAGCCCCCGCCAAGCTCCACACTAGCCTCTCACTATGGCAGACTCTCTGCGCCTATTTTTGGTTAGAAATTATCAGTAAAACATCAATTCGAAACCACTCTCTCTGCTTAATGTATCCCTAGGAAGTAGGAAGCATCAATAATTTCAGTTTTTGCTATTCCTTATAAAACATTCAACTGTTTCACCCATGTTTAACAGATAACAGTGGCCGAGCCGGTGGCTTTCTGATGGAATTTGCTTCATACCCAAAGGTTACATTGCGAAATACACTGCCAACACAAAGATCAGCCGAGCCGGCTCTCGGTAACCATGCTGCAACACTTACCTGGCAAGGAAGCTCAGACACACCATCTGAATTTTTCCTGCAAGAATCAGGGAGTGGTGGAACAAGCTTCCTTGGTTCCAAACATCCCTTACTGGAAAGTTACACTGGAGTGACTGACTCAAATTGTGCTCTCTCTCTTCTGTCAAGACAAACCTGGGGTTCCAGAAACACAGCCCCAGCAACAAGTGTTGAGCTGAACAACAACTTGTTGAATTTCAATGGGACATCCATGACACAATTTTCCGCGGCTTCTTCACAAGCTGCAGCCATCCATCAACTTCCAAATGCCACCTCATGGTTGTACCTAAAGGGAGTTGGTTCTGGTGATTGTTCGCCTGAGGGTGTCCCCGATCTTGGTCTAGGTCAAATTTCGCCGCCTCTTGATAGCCATCTTCATGGTGAGCTTAATGTGTCACAGCAGGGCAGGAGGCATTACATGGATCTAGGGGAATCCAGGGCATGTGAGTCTTCTCACTGGTCTCTTTGACGCACTTCTATGCTATCTGTTACTATTTGATCAGTTACCAGACTGGCACTAACTACTAGCATTTTGGTTTCTTTGAACTTAGAAGCAAGGTGGGTATATCCTTCTTTTGGTTGTGGAactttgaaaattgaaacatccttattttggtttgtttgAACATATCAGCAAGGTAGGtagccttgttttttttttttttttttttttttttttttttttttttgtggtaccTTTCAGACATTATTAGTTTGGTATTGGAACTTAGAAGCAAGATGGGGTTGTCCTGTTTTATTTTGTGGAAATTTCAGACGTGTAAATCATTTTATTGTGGGTATGATCGATGTTTTCTAGCATATATGTCTGTGATTCCACTGAATGCATATTCCTTATATTGTTATAGCTGTACTTGGAGTTATTTGTTAAAATCATTAGATTAAGGGGATGTATTGGATTagtattttaaagaattttaaaagattttttttataaaaaaatagaaatttaaatgttaaaaataagtcTTTTAGTatacaattaagattttttttaccttcAAAAAAGTCTTATgatatttaaaagtatataatttttcattttgatgaattattttttaaaataaatttcattggattttatgtgattttttagTAGGATATCTAAATATTTTACCTATTAAACAATCTTATTCAAATCCTCTAGATTTTTCTGGACTTTCTTGATTGATTGTAACACCTTTCTATTTCTCATCACACATATTTCCTTCTACTTAGTAGAAGATGTTATATATACattcataactttttttcaCAAAGAATGTTGTTCAAACAAATTTCCAATTGAACAAATAGGTTAATACCAAATAATGAAGACAATAGTTTTGAACCAAGAGTGAGAATGAGAAGATTTTAATGCATGGAGGGTTAATATAGAAAGATATGAAACTAGAATCAatagactaaaaaaaaattgttgtggaatttttttgaaaacttgTCCATAAGCAGAAGCCATAAATTAATTGGCTTAATTGTGCTTTTAATTCTCtgacttttcaatttttgatgaattttatcCTTTAAGATACTTGCTAATTTTATTCTATGCCAATTTATTCCTAACATAACTTTACtttttacttcaatttttttttttatttttttggcaaattttacactcgactttttttttaatcctatcattttatatttttggtaaattttaccccaacattttatatttactaATGGATAAATGATAAGGGGTAAAAGTTgcaagtttttcaaaaattgggAATAAAATGTGTCAAATTAATTTGGaggataaaattcataaaaaaagaaaaagttaagataaaaaatgtaattaaatataattaattaaataacaattttgGTGTATGAAAGTAGCTCAAGGTCAAAGACATTCTTAGAGTAATATACtgatattttgaataattacattaccatatatttatctaattgaaatttaatttatttgaaaaaattgtattgattttacttttttaaacatTAGAGTTTAATGGTTATGTCCGGATAATGTATACTAATTTTAGACGGTGattcaatcataaataattgttataactttgaaagtaattatcataaaaatctaCAAACATGATGTGTTTTAATtggattaaaaatattacattaacatatatttatctaatttaaatttaatttatttgaaattgtactaattttactttttttatttaaacctTAGAGTTTAATATTATGTACTCataatgtaaattaattttagactattattcaatcataaatagttgttgatataacttttaaagtgattatCACAAAAATCTACAAACATGATGTGTTGTAATTGGATTGacgataaaattattttacactattaGTGCATTGCCTAATTTCTCTAAATCTCATATTATCTTTATCATTTTCCTTTGACTTTTGTAATTTTGAATGTTTTCTAGAACTTCGTGATCTTtacaaatcttttaaatttatacaaTCCTTGTTGGataagtggcctcaataacttaaggaggggggggggggtgaattaagtttcaaaattttcccgtTAACAAATGTTAACCccattttaaatgatatatgataggctcagaatgcaaaaagaagaagaagcaatcaatttaataatgttttttttaaatgcacaAGATAAAGtaaactataataaaataactgagataagggaagagagaattacaAACTTGTTTTATCCtcgttcggccacttcccgtgcctacgtccagttctTAAGTAACTCACTTGATATTGttcactatctctgtaaatcctttatagATTTTGAACACATCTTGGGATTCCTCatccttgtgttcaagattctcacaaGTCAAGAGTCAAATAGTCTCTTGATcacaacaatgtttttagaatgTACAaaa is a genomic window containing:
- the LOC114367376 gene encoding squamosa promoter-binding-like protein 9 produces the protein MSSGSVTKAPPPSSSSSPNSSSESLDGLKFGQKIYFEDVSVAATTTTQGAYKTSRVVSSPSSASKKGRGGSLQAPRCQVEGCKVDLSGAKAYYSRHKVCTMHSKFPTVIVAGLEQRFCQQCSRFHLLSEFDEGKRSCRRRLAGHNERRRKPPPSSTLASHYGRLSAPIFDNSGRAGGFLMEFASYPKVTLRNTLPTQRSAEPALGNHAATLTWQGSSDTPSEFFLQESGSGGTSFLGSKHPLLESYTGVTDSNCALSLLSRQTWGSRNTAPATSVELNNNLLNFNGTSMTQFSAASSQAAAIHQLPNATSWLYLKGVGSGDCSPEGVPDLGLGQISPPLDSHLHGELNVSQQGRRHYMDLGESRACESSHWSL